Proteins encoded together in one Leptospira meyeri window:
- a CDS encoding ATP-dependent helicase, whose translation MWSEEQKKIIHSNFPIKQVIAGAGSGKTATMIGLLEEREKQNSILPKNTLIVTFTKKATNEFKERCKKKGLSKEYHISTFHSFCYHVLKKYDPSKNWSNYKLLGESKKWEITKKILFDKRFEIGGIPFPILLKNNGKKFRHLSETSYQSFLTSFRSWKEIHHYFEFDDLIFDFLKFLDMESSNLAKERWTSLIIDEFQDTDEVQLLIIKKMNFQSITVVGDDWQAIYGFRGATPKPFLDFPKHFPSVIQYFLSTNYRSKNSIIQSSLLPLHHNKDKIPKQVQTFRKEKGIFLVERIRETKKQPSEIWKLWQKKDPNSIILTRSNFRKNEWIQSGVPQTQVMTIHSAKGLEFTTVILDLVLGWSENKNEFDEAEERRILYVGLSRAKDNLILLIPDKTKPDRLADQMSGDFSFRNRLRNRTLRWARLW comes from the coding sequence ATGTGGAGCGAAGAACAAAAAAAAATCATTCATTCTAATTTTCCTATCAAACAAGTCATTGCTGGAGCAGGTTCTGGAAAAACGGCAACCATGATTGGTTTATTGGAAGAAAGGGAAAAACAAAACTCCATTCTTCCCAAAAACACTCTGATTGTTACATTTACCAAAAAAGCAACAAACGAATTCAAAGAAAGGTGTAAAAAAAAAGGTTTATCCAAAGAATACCATATATCCACCTTTCATTCGTTTTGTTATCACGTGTTAAAAAAATATGATCCATCCAAAAATTGGTCAAATTACAAACTATTGGGTGAATCCAAAAAATGGGAAATCACAAAGAAAATTCTTTTTGATAAACGTTTTGAAATTGGAGGAATTCCCTTTCCAATTCTTCTCAAAAATAATGGAAAAAAATTTCGTCATCTTTCCGAAACCAGTTACCAATCTTTTTTAACAAGTTTTCGATCATGGAAAGAGATTCACCATTACTTTGAATTTGATGATTTGATTTTTGACTTTCTGAAATTTTTAGATATGGAATCATCAAACCTAGCCAAAGAAAGATGGACATCGCTGATCATCGATGAATTCCAAGACACTGATGAGGTCCAACTCCTCATCATTAAAAAAATGAACTTCCAATCCATCACTGTGGTTGGTGATGATTGGCAAGCCATCTACGGATTTCGCGGAGCCACACCAAAACCTTTTTTGGATTTCCCAAAACATTTTCCTTCCGTAATCCAATACTTTCTGTCCACTAACTACCGTTCAAAGAATTCTATCATCCAATCCTCTCTCCTTCCACTACATCACAATAAAGATAAAATTCCGAAGCAGGTACAAACTTTTAGAAAGGAAAAAGGAATTTTCCTTGTGGAACGAATCAGAGAAACAAAAAAACAACCATCAGAGATCTGGAAACTATGGCAAAAAAAAGATCCAAACAGCATCATTCTCACTCGTAGCAATTTTCGAAAAAACGAATGGATCCAATCGGGAGTTCCTCAGACACAAGTGATGACCATCCATAGCGCCAAAGGTTTGGAATTCACAACCGTAATCCTTGATCTTGTCCTTGGTTGGAGCGAAAATAAAAACGAATTTGATGAAGCAGAAGAACGAAGGATTCTTTACGTAGGCCTTTCAAGAGCAAAAGACAATTTGATACTTTTAATCCCGGACAAAACCAAACCAGATCGGCTTGCCGACCAAATGAGTGGGGATTTTTCATTCAGGAACCGATTGCGAAATCGTACTTTACGGTGGGCCCGGCTCTGGTGA
- a CDS encoding DUF6989 domain-containing protein, with translation MKPKFLAEEFLLALYFLIFSIVSVFVLYWSQSPSGIKLASLTLLFHISFVGLSLGLRWHTPFRIWKFLVPLSIFMVFPDWFLSSALQTLVFPEDGFLKIGTVSGYMAGLWVIPLFICVYTGIKLEEMSVSIIGTGLWVGISALVIFGTSEATMWALGSWYPQNVKMWGKVAYYVLVPEMILGITAYLAYQGFSYSAYIFQIAMGFLVMILYIGNLSFFYLLIEKIL, from the coding sequence ATGAAACCCAAGTTCCTAGCAGAAGAATTCCTTTTGGCTTTGTATTTTTTGATATTTAGCATTGTATCCGTATTCGTTTTGTATTGGTCACAAAGCCCGTCCGGGATCAAACTTGCTTCACTCACTCTCCTATTCCATATTAGTTTTGTTGGACTCTCACTGGGACTTCGGTGGCACACACCCTTTCGGATTTGGAAATTTTTGGTACCTTTGTCCATTTTTATGGTCTTTCCGGATTGGTTTCTTTCTAGCGCTTTACAAACGTTAGTTTTTCCAGAAGATGGTTTTTTAAAAATAGGAACTGTTTCTGGTTATATGGCAGGGCTATGGGTCATTCCATTATTTATCTGTGTTTATACAGGGATCAAGTTAGAAGAAATGTCAGTTTCCATAATCGGAACAGGTCTATGGGTAGGAATCTCGGCTCTAGTGATTTTTGGAACTTCAGAGGCTACAATGTGGGCACTCGGTTCTTGGTATCCACAAAATGTGAAGATGTGGGGAAAAGTAGCCTATTATGTGTTAGTTCCCGAGATGATCTTAGGTATTACTGCTTATCTTGCTTACCAGGGATTTTCCTATTCTGCTTATATCTTTCAAATTGCAATGGGATTTTTAGTAATGATTCTCTACATTGGAAACCTTTCTTTCTTTTACCTTCTCATTGAAAAAATTCTATAA
- a CDS encoding LA_2486 family SGNH/GDSL-type esterase produces MKKFYKFSFISCIFALLVLFLGEVFFRYQFKTDTEEIRYKKIHCLYGLTEIRLCPNVNEEFLRRDGKIWDIQTNFLGERIIGKETNNDKLWLVGDSMAMGYGLPTKETPAFYLKSKYNLDVRVVAVDAIGTRGVLQLMKQALQTIRTKELPGQIYWIWNPSDFIDDEREKRGFKRIFYPVHHRLSQISYLYRNLLPSPQANSYTSYGIPTKYPENHITYSHLLDFFSDRLIPKEKMNILFSWGMSREGTPDTKDPNYDIAKSFFLKQKVKTIDLRKKTEELFKEQKQVYIPLDGHPGPALAELFADTIAKDFLNLP; encoded by the coding sequence TTGAAAAAATTCTATAAATTCTCATTCATATCTTGTATCTTCGCTCTCTTAGTTTTATTTCTAGGAGAGGTTTTTTTTCGTTATCAATTCAAGACGGATACCGAAGAAATCAGATACAAAAAAATTCACTGTTTATATGGATTAACGGAAATCCGCCTTTGTCCGAATGTAAATGAAGAGTTTTTGCGTAGGGATGGAAAAATTTGGGACATCCAAACCAACTTCCTAGGCGAACGAATCATTGGTAAAGAAACCAACAATGATAAACTTTGGTTAGTTGGCGATTCTATGGCGATGGGATATGGTCTACCAACAAAAGAAACACCTGCATTTTATTTAAAATCGAAATATAATTTAGATGTGAGAGTGGTTGCAGTGGATGCCATTGGCACGAGGGGGGTTTTGCAACTTATGAAACAAGCTCTACAGACCATTCGTACAAAGGAACTTCCAGGTCAGATCTACTGGATTTGGAATCCCTCTGATTTTATTGATGATGAACGAGAAAAAAGAGGGTTCAAACGAATCTTTTATCCCGTCCACCACCGGTTGTCCCAAATTTCCTATCTGTATAGAAATCTCTTACCCTCTCCCCAGGCAAATTCGTACACTTCGTACGGAATTCCTACCAAGTATCCAGAAAACCATATCACTTATTCTCACCTATTAGATTTTTTTTCAGACAGACTCATCCCTAAAGAAAAAATGAACATCCTCTTTAGTTGGGGAATGTCCAGAGAAGGAACCCCAGACACAAAAGATCCAAATTACGATATAGCAAAAAGTTTCTTTCTAAAACAGAAAGTCAAAACCATCGATCTAAGGAAAAAAACGGAAGAGTTGTTTAAAGAACAAAAACAAGTGTACATTCCGCTTGATGGTCATCCAGGGCCCGCACTCGCAGAACTTTTTGCCGATACGATTGCCAAGGACTTCTTAAATTTGCCTTAG
- a CDS encoding LA_2490 family SGNH/GDSL-type esterase, whose product MIQNWKRWGAIVLFFPLALLSLELILRFSNPPALRYYRDVKLLHAYHPEYGVTLEPNESRFVRHYADLWQGQFTTNSLGLRGIEEPIPKKPKLVCLGDSLVMGFGVSDEDTFCSRLGGLEENGLSYQSLNLGVDAYGSLGSYKRLKDMSGKIDNIQTVLFFISPNDFTMPNELRAQGILPDDENDALHENDPVWKKNFRIQFELTRISYLLQALKLAYEQTKVKFSQTKYIISADTNLLTSSPMVYLRETFILPIKQQKCEEKDEFVCPRPLQNLNVVCSDSPVDPDSLEPLPETTTRAYDLMINLSKEKGYKFVPVFLPMQIEEVYCRQVGKYNALGGYATRAKKYLESKGIQTLDILPYTDKMCGREFTQNGKTKKAGIQDYYIPGDGHLTKLGNLWAAESIADALKGNK is encoded by the coding sequence ATGATTCAAAACTGGAAACGATGGGGAGCCATTGTCCTATTTTTCCCGTTGGCGTTACTTTCTTTGGAATTGATTTTGCGCTTTTCCAATCCGCCTGCTTTACGTTACTACCGCGATGTCAAATTGTTGCATGCCTACCATCCTGAGTATGGAGTCACCTTAGAACCAAACGAAAGTCGTTTTGTGCGCCACTATGCCGATCTCTGGCAAGGACAGTTCACAACCAATTCTCTAGGACTTCGAGGCATAGAAGAGCCCATTCCCAAAAAACCAAAACTTGTCTGTCTTGGGGATAGTTTGGTTATGGGATTTGGTGTTTCCGATGAAGATACATTTTGTTCTAGGCTTGGCGGTTTAGAAGAAAACGGACTGAGTTACCAAAGTTTAAATTTAGGCGTTGACGCATATGGATCTCTTGGTTCTTACAAACGACTAAAAGATATGTCAGGTAAAATTGATAATATCCAAACAGTTTTATTTTTTATTTCACCGAATGATTTTACGATGCCAAATGAATTACGGGCTCAAGGGATCCTTCCTGATGATGAAAACGATGCACTTCATGAAAATGATCCTGTATGGAAAAAAAACTTCCGAATCCAGTTTGAACTCACAAGAATTTCCTATCTTTTGCAGGCTCTAAAACTTGCTTATGAACAAACAAAAGTAAAATTTTCACAAACAAAATACATTATCTCAGCAGATACAAATCTTTTAACATCTTCGCCGATGGTTTACTTAAGAGAAACATTTATCCTTCCCATCAAACAACAAAAATGCGAAGAAAAGGATGAATTCGTTTGCCCTAGACCTCTACAAAACCTAAACGTAGTATGTTCAGATTCGCCAGTGGATCCAGATTCACTGGAACCCTTACCGGAAACAACAACCAGAGCCTATGATTTGATGATCAATCTTTCAAAAGAAAAAGGATACAAGTTTGTGCCAGTTTTCCTTCCGATGCAAATAGAAGAAGTGTATTGTAGGCAGGTAGGAAAGTACAATGCACTTGGTGGATATGCCACTCGAGCAAAAAAGTATTTAGAATCAAAAGGGATCCAAACTCTTGATATCCTTCCCTATACGGACAAAATGTGCGGTCGTGAGTTCACACAAAATGGAAAAACAAAAAAAGCTGGAATTCAAGACTATTATATTCCTGGTGATGGCCACCTAACGAAACTAGGAAACTTATGGGCTGCCGAATCGATTGCCGATGCCCTAAAGGGAAACAAATAA
- a CDS encoding MBOAT family O-acyltransferase, with protein MLFNSVHYLIFAPVVILVYFLIPKRFQGLWLFIVSLYFYAIFRIPFLILLVFSFVITKLAVDYMEFSTSKVKKLFWLNVAIWSNLSLLFVFKYLDFSITVWNQTFSLTPCDPDFVQKSGILLPMGISFFTLQAVSYAVDVYKGVVVRAKSIFHFGLFLAFFPQLVAGPILRASDVLHQFLDSKDFTKENLKQGLKQLFWGIFKKTFIADPVSYVIDPMYANPTDYNWIAMWIAAFLFAVQIYCDFSGYSDIAIGTARILGFHIPKNFDRPFLSGTLSELWRRWHISFSSWLRDYVYITLGGNRRGEIMAYVNLFITTFVSGIWHGADWTFVFWGTLHSTMMVVEKFVFKFETMRKAWNRVPRSIQPLYPVGVFVLSCFFFRAKATPEVPTGMGITKIMLERAFTGANGLYPQMSVSLVILVGFLFMVDILQDRNEDRFAFITDNLYFLIPTCILLYITSFIIYSVTVSSPFLYFQF; from the coding sequence ATGCTATTTAATTCAGTTCACTATTTGATCTTTGCTCCCGTTGTTATCCTTGTTTATTTTTTAATTCCAAAACGATTTCAAGGTCTTTGGTTATTTATCGTTAGTTTGTATTTCTATGCGATCTTTCGAATTCCATTTTTAATTTTACTCGTTTTTTCTTTTGTCATTACAAAACTTGCCGTCGACTATATGGAGTTTTCCACCTCCAAAGTAAAAAAACTCTTTTGGCTGAATGTGGCTATCTGGAGTAATTTAAGTTTACTTTTTGTATTTAAATATTTGGACTTTTCCATTACGGTTTGGAATCAAACGTTTTCTCTTACCCCTTGTGATCCAGATTTTGTACAAAAATCAGGAATACTCCTTCCTATGGGGATTAGTTTTTTCACCTTACAAGCAGTATCCTATGCAGTGGATGTTTACAAAGGTGTAGTGGTAAGAGCGAAGTCCATTTTTCACTTCGGGTTATTTCTTGCTTTTTTTCCGCAACTTGTCGCAGGTCCCATCTTACGTGCCAGTGATGTTCTCCACCAATTTTTAGATTCCAAAGACTTTACCAAAGAAAACCTAAAACAAGGTCTAAAACAACTATTTTGGGGAATCTTTAAAAAGACCTTCATCGCTGACCCAGTTTCTTATGTGATCGATCCTATGTATGCCAATCCAACAGATTACAATTGGATCGCAATGTGGATTGCTGCTTTTTTATTTGCCGTGCAAATTTACTGCGATTTTTCAGGATACTCCGACATTGCGATTGGAACTGCGAGGATTCTAGGTTTTCATATTCCGAAAAACTTTGATCGCCCTTTTTTATCAGGAACTCTCAGTGAACTCTGGAGACGATGGCATATTTCCTTTAGCTCTTGGTTACGTGATTATGTGTACATCACTCTCGGTGGAAATAGACGTGGTGAGATTATGGCTTATGTGAATCTATTTATCACTACTTTTGTTTCAGGAATTTGGCATGGAGCCGATTGGACTTTTGTATTTTGGGGAACCCTCCATTCTACAATGATGGTGGTGGAAAAGTTTGTATTTAAATTCGAAACCATGAGAAAGGCTTGGAACCGAGTACCTCGGTCCATCCAACCACTTTATCCCGTCGGTGTATTCGTTTTGTCTTGTTTTTTCTTTCGAGCAAAAGCCACTCCTGAAGTTCCGACAGGTATGGGAATCACCAAAATAATGTTAGAACGTGCGTTTACTGGTGCGAATGGACTTTATCCACAAATGAGTGTAAGTCTTGTGATCTTAGTTGGATTTTTATTTATGGTCGATATCCTCCAAGATAGAAACGAAGACAGATTTGCCTTTATCACAGACAATTTATACTTTCTAATTCCAACTTGTATCTTACTTTATATCACTTCATTTATCATCTACAGTGTAACAGTATCTAGCCCCTTTCTCTACTTTCAGTTCTAA
- a CDS encoding LemA family protein, producing the protein MTRMFRTIFLISLMATVLTNCGYNRIQELDEEVTASWAEVLNQYKRRSDLVPNLVSAVKGFANQEKDIMKGIADARAKIGSIQATPELVNNPESLKQFDQAQGQLGSALSRLLMIQENYPQLKSDQHFSDLMAQLEGTENRITVARNRFIKATKDYNVYIRQFPAVLTAKAFGYDAKATFTVEDQKAIENAPKVEF; encoded by the coding sequence ATGACAAGAATGTTTCGAACCATTTTTCTAATTTCCCTTATGGCAACAGTTCTTACCAACTGCGGTTATAACCGTATCCAAGAGTTGGATGAAGAAGTAACTGCTTCTTGGGCAGAAGTTCTCAACCAATACAAAAGAAGATCTGACTTAGTTCCGAATTTGGTTTCTGCCGTGAAAGGATTTGCTAACCAAGAAAAAGACATCATGAAAGGAATTGCGGATGCACGGGCAAAAATTGGTTCTATCCAAGCAACTCCTGAACTTGTAAACAATCCAGAAAGTTTAAAACAATTCGACCAAGCGCAAGGGCAGTTGGGTTCAGCTTTGTCTAGACTTCTAATGATCCAAGAAAATTATCCGCAACTCAAATCGGACCAACACTTTTCTGATTTAATGGCTCAATTGGAAGGAACAGAAAATAGAATCACAGTTGCAAGAAACAGGTTCATCAAAGCAACCAAAGATTATAATGTGTACATTCGTCAATTCCCGGCTGTTCTTACTGCTAAAGCCTTTGGTTACGATGCAAAAGCTACCTTCACTGTGGAAGACCAAAAAGCAATTGAGAATGCTCCGAAAGTTGAATTTTAA
- a CDS encoding DUF1343 domain-containing protein: MKFLKNITKLSGCKAAILTNQSAFGHQGKYHFQTYSEIFDLKTIFLPEHGLFAELQDQVSGDELKYLFGNMQIVNLYGKEESSLVPPRESLINVDVIIIDIKDVGSRYYTFLTTAYYILCEISRIKQETGKAPLFLVIDSPNPIGNKVEGTPLQKEFESFVGVTSVLHRHGLTPGGLLSYYNETFQLKVDVIVVPVGVFHPKSISSFEWVPPSPNIPTQNTCFVYPGMCLLEGTNLSEGRGTTKPFETFGAPYLVGKVKEELDKRMVSHQSGNYILRNLRFLPTFHKYAGSICEGYQLMVLKPKQFHSLYFVLYFLRQMLELFPTEFEYLKGVYEFRSDRPAIELLAGDSILLDYLYGKRSDSDLEMYLKESESRWTKLIKPFRY; encoded by the coding sequence ATGAAATTTTTAAAAAACATAACTAAGTTAAGCGGCTGTAAGGCGGCCATTCTCACCAACCAAAGTGCTTTTGGTCATCAAGGGAAGTACCATTTTCAAACTTATTCTGAAATTTTTGATCTAAAAACTATATTTTTGCCAGAACACGGACTCTTTGCTGAGTTACAAGACCAAGTAAGTGGGGATGAACTAAAGTACCTTTTTGGAAATATGCAGATTGTCAATCTGTATGGAAAGGAAGAATCAAGTTTAGTTCCACCACGAGAAAGTTTAATCAATGTGGATGTGATCATCATTGATATAAAAGATGTTGGTTCCAGGTATTATACGTTTTTAACAACAGCTTATTATATTTTATGCGAAATTTCGCGCATAAAACAGGAAACAGGAAAGGCTCCTCTTTTTTTAGTGATCGATTCTCCAAACCCCATCGGTAATAAAGTCGAAGGAACACCTCTCCAAAAAGAATTCGAATCTTTTGTCGGTGTCACTTCGGTTTTGCATAGGCATGGTTTGACTCCAGGCGGATTGTTATCATATTATAATGAAACTTTTCAATTAAAAGTGGATGTAATTGTTGTACCTGTTGGTGTGTTTCATCCAAAATCTATATCAAGTTTTGAATGGGTTCCTCCTTCACCGAATATACCAACACAAAACACTTGTTTTGTGTATCCAGGAATGTGCCTTTTGGAAGGAACTAATTTGTCGGAAGGAAGAGGAACAACCAAACCTTTTGAAACATTTGGAGCTCCTTATTTAGTCGGTAAGGTGAAGGAAGAGTTGGACAAGCGGATGGTCTCCCATCAATCAGGAAATTATATTTTACGTAATTTACGTTTTTTACCTACATTTCATAAGTATGCCGGTTCCATTTGTGAAGGTTACCAACTCATGGTATTAAAACCTAAACAATTTCATTCTCTTTATTTTGTTTTATACTTTTTGAGACAAATGTTAGAATTGTTCCCAACAGAATTTGAATATTTAAAAGGAGTCTACGAATTTCGTTCGGATCGCCCTGCGATTGAGCTTCTTGCCGGCGATTCAATTTTATTAGACTATTTGTACGGAAAACGATCGGATTCTGACCTTGAGATGTATTTGAAAGAATCGGAAAGTCGTTGGACGAAACTGATAAAACCGTTTCGATATTAA